A window from Bacillota bacterium encodes these proteins:
- a CDS encoding DUF1385 domain-containing protein, giving the protein MSEIKVGGQAFGDGVLMRSKKYWALVREDGSTEFGSVSSWLDHHPRWNIFFIRSIISFIEMVKFGFQTYTRQPLANNWRLLFWMGIYAAITLPLSLVVRSWFGEGYLVNILFQLFTFATAIWALSKGLTGKVWSYHGAEHKAVNAFEQGKDLNDVAAIQSCSRVHQRCGTNLVFLLLVALAFYIPYPEAKINAIYSGLYVMSSMALSLELFRQLMRFPKSILTRLVLFGGRLLQKFVTTKEPDDDQVIIASKALQLVLALESMGSAKVNK; this is encoded by the coding sequence TTGAGTGAAATTAAGGTTGGCGGCCAAGCTTTCGGCGACGGCGTCTTAATGAGATCAAAAAAATACTGGGCACTAGTCAGAGAAGACGGGTCAACTGAGTTTGGCTCTGTAAGTTCGTGGCTCGATCACCATCCGCGCTGGAATATATTTTTTATTCGTTCGATAATATCGTTTATCGAAATGGTGAAGTTTGGCTTTCAGACTTATACAAGACAGCCACTTGCCAACAACTGGCGACTCTTGTTTTGGATGGGAATTTACGCCGCCATTACATTGCCACTTTCTTTAGTGGTAAGGTCCTGGTTTGGTGAAGGATATCTGGTTAATATATTATTTCAGCTTTTCACTTTTGCGACTGCTATTTGGGCTTTAAGCAAAGGATTAACAGGTAAAGTTTGGTCGTATCATGGTGCGGAACATAAGGCTGTGAACGCCTTTGAGCAGGGCAAGGACTTAAATGACGTTGCGGCCATCCAGAGTTGTTCGCGAGTACACCAGAGGTGCGGAACGAATCTTGTATTCTTACTGCTGGTTGCTTTGGCGTTTTATATTCCATATCCTGAGGCGAAGATTAACGCGATATACTCCGGGCTTTATGTAATGTCGTCTATGGCGCTCTCGCTCGAACTATTCCGTCAGCTGATGAGATTTCCTAAATCCATCCTGACAAGGCTGGTTCTATTTGGTGGAAGGCTACTGCAGAAATTCGTAACGACAAAAGAGCCTGACGATGACCAGGTTATTATTGCATCCAAAGCGCTTCAGCTGGTATTGGCTCTTGAATCGATGGGTAGCGCTAAGGTAAATAAGTAA
- a CDS encoding STAS domain-containing protein → MASRKLPRNRQNSTEAFVTFDFKRHENTLIVKLSGEADLFGSSKLRQALVKKLDGVNKIVFDLSDLDFADSYFLRLLIRLRKRLGGVSSVKVENAKPNVKRIFEITGLDKVFM, encoded by the coding sequence ATGGCAAGTAGAAAGCTACCGAGAAACAGACAAAATTCAACCGAAGCATTTGTGACATTTGATTTCAAACGCCATGAAAACACACTTATTGTAAAACTTTCTGGAGAAGCAGATCTCTTTGGTAGCTCCAAGCTTAGGCAGGCTTTAGTTAAAAAATTAGACGGAGTAAACAAAATCGTTTTTGATTTAAGCGACCTCGATTTTGCCGATAGCTACTTTCTGAGACTATTAATAAGGCTGAGAAAACGCCTCGGTGGCGTGTCTTCTGTCAAAGTCGAAAATGCTAAACCAAACGTTAAAAGAATTTTCGAAATTACCGGTTTAGATAAAGTTTTTATGTGA
- the phoU gene encoding phosphate signaling complex protein PhoU, with protein MRRNFHDELNDLHNAVFKMGCLVEEAVKDAVVAIGDSSPDLVEKVVQGDDKVDKIFDEIETDCFMMLATQQPVARDLRLIACSIRVISDLERMGDLAINIVKYSPGANNGEPLAASGTLIGMGTAVSAMIAETLKGFINWESDIAERIEERDETVDIMYMKLFEQLFECGGEYDLRSAIKSAFVGRYLERIADHCVTIAERVNFLVEGKVEQI; from the coding sequence ATGAGAAGGAACTTCCATGATGAGCTTAACGACCTTCATAATGCAGTCTTTAAAATGGGCTGCTTAGTAGAGGAAGCAGTGAAAGATGCAGTTGTCGCGATTGGTGATTCTAGCCCGGACTTGGTCGAGAAGGTCGTTCAGGGAGACGACAAGGTTGATAAAATATTTGATGAGATAGAGACAGATTGCTTTATGATGCTTGCAACACAGCAGCCAGTAGCCAGAGATTTAAGGTTAATTGCGTGCAGCATAAGGGTCATAAGCGATCTTGAGCGCATGGGTGACCTTGCGATTAACATAGTGAAATACTCCCCTGGTGCGAATAATGGAGAGCCTCTTGCAGCTTCCGGTACCCTTATCGGGATGGGAACCGCTGTCTCGGCCATGATCGCTGAGACGCTAAAAGGATTTATAAATTGGGAAAGCGACATCGCAGAGCGAATAGAAGAGCGTGATGAAACAGTTGATATCATGTATATGAAGCTTTTCGAACAGCTTTTTGAGTGTGGAGGAGAATATGATTTGCGCTCTGCTATCAAATCAGCGTTTGTCGGCAGGTATCTGGAGCGCATTGCTGACCACTGTGTCACCATTGCAGAGCGCGTCAACTTCTTGGTCGAAGGTAAGGTAGAGCAAATCTAA
- the pstB gene encoding phosphate ABC transporter ATP-binding protein PstB has protein sequence MENKLAGEKIKIEFKNVSFYYGSFKAIDDISLRLPKNRVTAFIGPSGCGKSTVLRIINRTNEIGFTTRVEGEVLLDGVDIYKNGTNPVLLRKRVGMVFQKPNPFPKSIYENLALGPKIHGIKDKDELDHLVEESLKKAALWDEVKNTLNKSAIQLSGGQQQRLCIARALTIKPEVLLMDEPCSALDPISTQKIEDLIENLKSDYTIVMVTHNMQQAARVSDYTAFFLVEETGAPGKLVEFSDTATIFTRPANKKTEDYITGRFG, from the coding sequence ATGGAGAATAAGCTAGCAGGTGAAAAGATAAAGATCGAATTTAAAAACGTTTCGTTTTATTATGGCTCTTTTAAAGCCATAGATGATATTTCGCTTAGATTGCCTAAAAATCGTGTAACCGCATTTATTGGCCCGTCAGGATGCGGCAAATCAACTGTTTTGCGGATTATTAACAGGACAAACGAGATAGGATTTACCACACGCGTGGAGGGCGAGGTGCTGTTAGATGGCGTGGATATCTATAAAAACGGCACCAACCCAGTTTTACTTCGTAAGCGGGTAGGTATGGTATTCCAGAAGCCAAATCCTTTTCCAAAAAGCATATATGAAAATCTCGCGCTTGGACCAAAAATTCACGGCATAAAGGACAAAGATGAACTCGATCACCTGGTTGAAGAGAGCCTCAAAAAAGCTGCGCTCTGGGATGAGGTTAAAAATACGCTAAACAAATCGGCGATTCAGCTATCGGGAGGCCAGCAGCAGCGGTTGTGTATTGCTCGTGCTCTCACAATAAAACCTGAGGTCCTTCTCATGGATGAGCCCTGCTCTGCCCTCGACCCAATATCAACTCAAAAGATCGAAGACCTTATCGAAAATTTAAAAAGCGATTATACTATTGTTATGGTAACACATAACATGCAGCAGGCGGCACGCGTTTCAGATTACACAGCTTTCTTTTTAGTTGAAGAGACAGGTGCACCCGGCAAGTTGGTGGAGTTTTCCGATACTGCTACTATATTTACCAGGCCTGCAAACAAAAAGACCGAAGATTATATAACTGGACGCTTTGGCTAA
- a CDS encoding response regulator transcription factor, giving the protein MAKILIIEDDPLIRETLEYSLRGVGFTVLTAENGSQGLSKVKDGKPDLILLDLLLPEVDGFEVCRRIREYDEDVSIIMITALEDQRSKLKGFSVGADDYITKPFSVEELVARINANLKRTLKKANKSPTIEIGDLKLDLSKHTVEVNGHEVHLRLKEFQLLTVLASEPGVLFTRQDLAERVWGYEFYTSSRTIDVHIRRIRNKIEEHSKFSYIQTVHGLGYKFQAEEKALCE; this is encoded by the coding sequence ATGGCGAAGATTCTCATAATCGAAGACGACCCATTAATCAGGGAAACATTAGAGTACAGCCTAAGAGGTGTGGGCTTTACTGTGTTAACCGCTGAAAACGGCAGCCAAGGGCTAAGTAAGGTAAAGGATGGTAAACCTGATCTTATCCTGCTAGACCTGTTGCTTCCTGAGGTGGACGGCTTTGAAGTCTGCAGGCGGATCAGGGAATACGACGAGGATGTGTCGATAATAATGATAACCGCCCTCGAAGACCAGCGGAGTAAGCTTAAAGGGTTTAGCGTCGGAGCTGATGACTACATTACAAAACCCTTTAGCGTTGAAGAGCTTGTCGCCCGCATAAATGCAAATTTAAAGCGCACTCTTAAAAAGGCTAATAAATCCCCCACTATTGAAATCGGCGACCTTAAGCTTGACCTATCTAAGCACACAGTTGAAGTCAATGGCCACGAGGTTCACCTGCGTCTCAAAGAGTTTCAGCTTCTGACTGTACTTGCTTCTGAGCCGGGAGTTTTGTTTACAAGGCAGGACCTTGCCGAGCGTGTGTGGGGCTATGAATTTTACACATCCAGCCGCACAATAGACGTCCATATAAGACGTATCCGCAACAAAATCGAGGAGCACTCGAAATTCTCCTACATCCAGACTGTACATGGTCTCGGCTACAAATTTCAAGCCGAGGAGAAAGCCTTATGCGAATAG
- a CDS encoding cell wall metabolism sensor histidine kinase WalK has product MRIGKKLILSYSIIAMITFLITAVVLRSSISFFYTESLNNQLVAKANSFKVAIDELGESNLNSDSTRALLSKLARVTDTRITLVNAHGEVLADTQVKNPRLMPSHADRPEIKEALSGKIGKSERFSSTLKQRLLYVAIPYKSHGKVQGALRVALPMSQIENDLNRFSLIILAIALGVIILVVITSYILSRSFTVPLNRMMAMAERMANDDLEQRLPVQGHDEISELSKSLNNLAEKLKRRIDELRSEKAKVDLILDNMAEGILLLNKHGDVVLTNHSIERIFKVKAADVIGKPVIHSIRSFDLDNAITDSMEHEREVVDELSLQDPFRQLRIRIYPIKNTDNEKQTLVVVRDITRQKQTERLRKDFLANVSHELKTPLTGLKLLSDTLLRSIDTDPVSSKIFIKRLDKELSAMINLVRELIDLSKIESPQDTIEKSPIDLGELVNDVASSFIQLAANKELSLNISIPENLPTIVGDKEQLSTLVRNLVDNAIRYTPSGGRIDVKLERDFEHINLIVADNGIGMAKREIPRIFERFYRIDKARSRETGGTGLGLSIAKHIAENHNATIHVDSALGVGSTFTVRFKIDT; this is encoded by the coding sequence ATGCGAATAGGGAAAAAGCTCATCTTAAGCTACAGCATAATCGCCATGATTACCTTTCTGATTACTGCGGTTGTTCTAAGGTCATCTATTTCCTTTTTTTACACCGAGAGCCTTAACAACCAATTGGTAGCTAAGGCAAATTCTTTTAAAGTTGCAATTGACGAACTTGGGGAAAGCAACCTTAACAGCGACTCTACGCGAGCACTACTCTCCAAGCTTGCAAGAGTAACAGATACCCGCATTACTCTTGTCAACGCTCACGGAGAGGTGTTGGCTGATACGCAGGTAAAAAATCCGAGGTTGATGCCAAGCCATGCCGATAGACCCGAAATAAAAGAGGCGTTGTCGGGTAAAATCGGAAAATCCGAGCGATTCAGCAGCACATTAAAGCAGCGTTTGCTCTATGTTGCAATACCATATAAAAGCCACGGTAAGGTCCAGGGCGCCTTGCGCGTCGCTCTGCCAATGTCGCAAATTGAGAATGATTTAAACAGATTCAGCCTCATCATACTGGCAATTGCACTTGGGGTAATAATTCTGGTTGTTATCACTAGCTACATTCTATCTCGATCTTTTACAGTGCCGCTTAATCGTATGATGGCTATGGCGGAACGAATGGCAAATGATGACCTTGAACAAAGACTGCCAGTACAAGGCCATGATGAAATAAGCGAGTTATCGAAGTCCCTTAACAACCTAGCGGAAAAACTTAAAAGGCGAATCGATGAGTTGCGCTCAGAAAAAGCCAAAGTCGATTTAATTCTTGACAATATGGCTGAGGGCATCTTGCTTTTAAACAAGCATGGCGATGTTGTGCTAACCAACCACTCTATTGAGAGGATATTTAAAGTTAAGGCAGCCGATGTTATCGGCAAGCCGGTAATCCATTCTATAAGAAGCTTCGATTTGGATAATGCAATAACCGATTCTATGGAGCACGAGAGAGAGGTAGTCGATGAGCTAAGCCTGCAAGACCCATTCAGGCAGCTTCGAATCCGTATATATCCGATAAAAAACACTGACAATGAAAAACAAACTCTTGTCGTAGTCAGAGATATCACCAGACAAAAACAAACTGAAAGGCTGCGCAAGGACTTTCTTGCAAATGTATCGCATGAGTTAAAAACTCCGCTGACCGGCCTTAAGCTGCTATCCGATACGCTTCTTAGAAGCATCGACACAGACCCGGTATCTAGTAAGATATTTATAAAAAGGCTCGATAAGGAGCTAAGCGCTATGATAAACCTGGTGCGCGAGTTAATCGATTTGTCTAAAATCGAGTCTCCGCAGGACACAATCGAGAAGTCCCCTATTGACTTAGGTGAACTCGTAAATGATGTCGCCTCAAGTTTTATCCAGCTTGCAGCAAACAAAGAATTGTCGCTTAATATATCTATTCCCGAAAACTTGCCGACTATTGTCGGAGATAAAGAGCAATTGTCTACCTTGGTAAGAAATCTGGTTGACAACGCAATAAGGTATACGCCTTCCGGCGGAAGAATAGACGTAAAGCTTGAGCGAGACTTTGAGCATATCAACCTTATAGTTGCCGATAACGGAATCGGCATGGCCAAACGTGAAATTCCCCGGATTTTTGAGAGGTTCTACCGTATAGATAAAGCAAGAAGCCGTGAAACTGGCGGTACCGGCCTCGGCCTTTCCATCGCTAAACACATAGCCGAAAACCACAATGCGACCATTCATGTTGACAGCGCTCTTGGCGTTGGCAGCACATTTACGGTACGGTTTAAAATTGATACTTAA
- a CDS encoding PstS family phosphate ABC transporter substrate-binding protein, translating into MRSISRILKSKSTIILVALAALTLIAAGCGGAKTKTSSTGIQAGTVKVDGSSTVLPVSEAVASEFMKANPGINVTVGSSGTGGGFKKFIAGEIDIADASRPIEEAEKAAAKKNGIQYIEIPVAYDGITIIVNKKNAWAKSITTEELKKIWAPDSKINNWKQVRADWPDQKLVLYGPSSAHGTFDYFTQAINGKEKAIRTDYNVSEDYNVVVQGVQGDKGALGFLGYAYYKQNEDNLRALPIDAGSGPVKPTEETIKGGNYNPLSRQIYIYVNSKSLEKPVVKDFVKFYLTKGSELIPSVGYIPLNKADYDKSLKQIE; encoded by the coding sequence ATGAGATCTATTTCTCGCATATTAAAGAGCAAATCCACAATAATCTTGGTTGCCTTAGCCGCATTGACCCTTATTGCAGCCGGCTGTGGTGGCGCTAAAACGAAAACATCATCAACTGGCATCCAGGCCGGAACAGTTAAAGTAGACGGGTCAAGCACAGTTCTGCCTGTCAGTGAAGCGGTAGCTTCGGAGTTTATGAAAGCAAACCCTGGCATCAATGTAACGGTTGGATCTTCCGGTACAGGCGGTGGGTTTAAGAAGTTTATTGCCGGAGAAATCGATATCGCCGACGCCTCGCGACCAATTGAGGAGGCTGAGAAGGCTGCCGCCAAAAAAAACGGGATCCAATATATCGAGATTCCGGTCGCGTATGATGGAATAACCATTATTGTCAATAAAAAGAACGCCTGGGCAAAGTCAATCACAACCGAGGAGTTGAAGAAGATTTGGGCTCCAGACAGCAAGATCAACAACTGGAAACAGGTCAGAGCAGATTGGCCGGACCAGAAGTTAGTGCTCTACGGACCAAGTAGCGCACATGGAACCTTTGACTACTTCACCCAAGCAATTAACGGCAAAGAGAAGGCTATCCGAACCGATTACAATGTAAGCGAAGATTATAACGTCGTTGTTCAGGGAGTTCAAGGCGATAAGGGTGCCCTTGGTTTCTTAGGTTATGCTTACTACAAACAAAACGAGGACAATTTGCGCGCCCTGCCAATCGATGCCGGCAGTGGGCCGGTTAAGCCAACCGAAGAAACTATTAAAGGTGGTAACTATAATCCACTCTCGCGCCAGATATATATCTATGTAAACAGTAAATCTCTTGAGAAGCCGGTGGTTAAAGATTTCGTTAAGTTCTATCTTACTAAAGGGTCAGAGCTAATCCCAAGCGTGGGATATATCCCGCTGAACAAAGCGGATTATGATAAGAGCCTTAAGCAGATTGAATAA
- the pstC gene encoding phosphate ABC transporter permease subunit PstC: protein MVFEQPKANFKWRDVKERVIYSLLLGAVLISVLTTIGIILSLFTETFSFFKEVSLAEFLTDTRWTPLFMDRHFGILPLVAGTAIILLGSSIVALPLGLASAIYLSMYANSRVRKVIKPLLEVLAGIPTVVYGYFALTFVTPFLKQIIPNINTFNALSASIVVGIMIIPMVSSLSEDALISVPRSLKEAGFALGATRYEVATKIVLPAGLSGVIASFILAISRAIGETMIVTLAAGNTPKLTANPFESIQTMTASIVQISMGDTPQGTIEYKTIFAVGAMLFIITLLINILGQMITRRFREVYE, encoded by the coding sequence ATGGTTTTTGAGCAACCAAAAGCCAATTTCAAATGGCGTGACGTCAAGGAGAGAGTAATATATTCGCTCCTGCTAGGTGCCGTCCTTATCTCTGTATTAACAACTATCGGAATAATCCTATCGCTTTTTACGGAAACTTTCTCATTTTTTAAGGAAGTATCCCTGGCAGAGTTCCTGACCGATACGCGCTGGACACCGCTATTTATGGACAGGCACTTCGGCATACTGCCGCTGGTAGCAGGTACGGCCATTATCTTGCTTGGATCTAGCATCGTTGCGTTGCCGCTTGGATTAGCAAGCGCAATTTACCTGAGCATGTATGCAAATTCAAGGGTTAGAAAGGTAATAAAACCACTACTTGAAGTGCTAGCCGGTATACCGACTGTAGTTTACGGCTACTTTGCCTTAACCTTTGTAACACCATTCTTAAAGCAAATCATCCCCAACATCAATACATTTAACGCACTTAGCGCAAGTATTGTCGTAGGTATCATGATCATCCCGATGGTTTCATCGTTAAGTGAAGATGCGCTAATTAGCGTGCCGAGGTCTTTAAAAGAGGCCGGATTTGCACTCGGGGCAACCCGTTATGAGGTAGCAACAAAAATTGTACTGCCTGCCGGTCTCTCGGGTGTGATAGCCTCGTTTATCCTTGCGATCTCAAGAGCTATCGGCGAGACGATGATCGTAACGCTTGCCGCAGGCAACACGCCAAAGCTTACGGCCAACCCGTTTGAGAGTATTCAGACAATGACCGCGAGTATCGTGCAGATAAGTATGGGCGATACGCCCCAGGGAACAATCGAGTATAAAACAATTTTTGCTGTAGGTGCAATGCTGTTTATTATTACATTGCTGATTAACATATTAGGACAAATGATTACACGCCGTTTCCGGGAGGTATACGAATGA
- the pstA gene encoding phosphate ABC transporter permease PstA encodes MSIDSTAYQKRLRRRAMIDFLFHKIVLMACVIAIAALGVLLFDILRKGITWVDWHFLTSFPSMLPKDAGILSALAGTLWVTILTAIFAFPIGVATAIFLEEYAPKNRLVHIIDINIANLAGVPSIVYGILGLAIFVRAMTLGRSILAGALTMTLLVLPVMIIAAREAIKSVPNSLRLAFMAMGATKWQTIRHVVIPAALPSILTGLILMVSRAIGETAPLIMIGALAFVAFTPSSPMDGFTVLPIQIFSWVSRPQEDFTHLAAAAIIVLLVVLLSMNAVSVWLRNKYEKSTRF; translated from the coding sequence ATGAGCATAGATAGCACTGCATACCAAAAGCGGCTTAGAAGACGTGCAATGATTGATTTTTTATTCCATAAGATAGTCCTTATGGCATGCGTTATCGCAATAGCCGCGCTGGGAGTTCTACTCTTTGATATATTGCGCAAAGGAATTACCTGGGTAGACTGGCATTTCTTGACCAGCTTCCCATCCATGCTGCCTAAAGATGCGGGAATATTGTCCGCCCTGGCCGGCACCTTATGGGTTACTATCCTAACAGCAATCTTCGCTTTTCCAATTGGAGTTGCTACCGCCATTTTTCTTGAAGAGTACGCGCCTAAGAATCGACTGGTTCACATAATAGACATAAATATCGCCAATCTTGCCGGTGTACCATCTATTGTATATGGAATTCTGGGACTGGCGATATTTGTTAGAGCTATGACGCTTGGCCGCAGTATCTTAGCAGGCGCCCTTACTATGACGTTACTTGTTCTTCCGGTAATGATTATTGCCGCCCGTGAGGCAATTAAAAGTGTACCGAACTCCCTAAGGCTCGCCTTCATGGCCATGGGTGCGACGAAGTGGCAAACGATAAGACATGTTGTGATACCGGCTGCGCTCCCAAGCATCCTCACTGGATTAATCCTTATGGTGTCTCGCGCCATCGGTGAGACCGCACCCCTTATAATGATTGGAGCGCTGGCTTTTGTTGCATTTACTCCAAGCAGCCCGATGGATGGGTTTACAGTGCTTCCGATACAAATATTTAGCTGGGTATCCAGACCGCAGGAAGATTTCACCCATCTCGCTGCAGCAGCTATTATAGTTTTGTTAGTCGTTTTACTATCAATGAACGCCGTATCGGTATGGTTGAGAAATAAGTACGAGAAGAGCACAA